The proteins below are encoded in one region of Paenibacillus albus:
- a CDS encoding ABC transporter ATP-binding protein encodes MLARFFSYYKPYNKLFYLDFFCAIFAGFLELGFPLAVNQFVDKLLPGKDWTLISWACAGLLLVYILNALLNYIVTYWGHMLGINIETDMRRKLFDHIQKLSFRFFDNNKTGHLMSRLTNDLMDIGEMAHHGPEDLFIAVMTLVGSFTLMLFINWKLAVLTFIVVPLMIYLAIFFSRQMTKAFHQLFSDIAEFNARVEDNVGGMRVVQAFANEPFEKEQFQVNNGKFRLTKLFSYKIMAFNSSINYMLKRLVTLFVMVCGTWYVIRGELTYGEFIGFLLLANVFIGPIEKINAVIESYPKGIAGFKRYVDLMDTEPEVADRPNARDISALQGNIKFHDVSFGYENESHVLEHINLSIQAGETVAFVGPSGAGKTTLCSLLPRFYDVVGGSITVDGTDIRDMKLASLRKNIGIVQQDVFLFSGTIRENIKYGKMDATDEELLTAARRAQLEVFIESLPEGLDTIVGERGVKLSGGQKQRVAIARMFLKNPPILILDEATSALDTETESAIQQSLAELSQGRTTLVIAHRLATIKNADRIVVVTEEGVSEQGRHEELLAAGGHYSRLHYAQFQHA; translated from the coding sequence ATGCTCGCAAGGTTCTTTTCCTACTACAAACCTTATAATAAACTGTTCTACCTGGATTTCTTCTGCGCGATCTTCGCAGGTTTCCTTGAGCTTGGTTTTCCGCTGGCGGTAAACCAATTCGTCGATAAACTTCTGCCAGGCAAGGACTGGACGTTGATCTCTTGGGCATGTGCAGGCTTGCTGCTTGTATATATACTCAATGCACTGCTCAATTATATTGTTACTTACTGGGGTCATATGCTCGGCATCAATATCGAGACGGACATGCGGCGCAAGCTGTTCGACCACATTCAGAAGCTGTCGTTCCGCTTCTTCGACAACAATAAGACGGGGCATCTCATGTCCAGGCTGACGAATGATTTGATGGATATTGGCGAAATGGCGCATCACGGTCCGGAAGATTTGTTCATCGCTGTGATGACGCTCGTAGGCTCCTTCACACTCATGCTGTTCATTAACTGGAAGCTGGCCGTACTGACGTTCATCGTCGTCCCGCTCATGATTTATCTGGCGATTTTCTTCAGCCGCCAAATGACCAAAGCGTTCCATCAGCTGTTCTCCGATATCGCAGAATTCAATGCGCGTGTTGAAGATAATGTCGGCGGTATGCGCGTCGTGCAAGCGTTCGCGAACGAGCCTTTCGAGAAGGAACAGTTCCAAGTCAACAACGGTAAATTCCGCTTAACAAAGCTATTTTCTTATAAAATTATGGCGTTTAACTCCTCCATCAACTACATGCTCAAACGTCTCGTCACTCTGTTCGTCATGGTGTGCGGAACGTGGTACGTTATTCGTGGCGAGCTGACATACGGCGAGTTTATTGGCTTCCTGCTGCTGGCTAATGTGTTCATCGGCCCGATTGAGAAGATCAACGCAGTCATTGAGAGCTATCCGAAAGGGATTGCGGGGTTCAAGCGTTATGTAGATCTGATGGACACCGAGCCAGAGGTTGCAGACCGTCCGAATGCGCGTGATATAAGTGCATTGCAAGGCAATATCAAGTTCCACGATGTTTCTTTTGGCTATGAGAATGAATCGCATGTGCTGGAGCACATCAATCTATCGATTCAAGCAGGCGAGACAGTAGCATTCGTTGGTCCATCCGGTGCGGGCAAAACAACGCTGTGCAGCTTGCTGCCGCGCTTCTATGATGTTGTAGGCGGCAGCATTACCGTGGATGGCACCGACATCCGTGACATGAAGCTGGCTTCGCTTCGCAAGAACATCGGCATCGTGCAGCAGGACGTGTTCCTGTTCTCGGGAACGATTCGGGAAAATATTAAGTACGGCAAAATGGATGCAACCGATGAAGAGCTTCTGACGGCGGCTCGCAGAGCGCAGCTTGAGGTCTTCATCGAGTCTTTGCCGGAAGGGCTGGATACGATCGTCGGTGAACGTGGCGTGAAGCTGTCCGGCGGCCAAAAGCAGCGGGTTGCCATTGCGCGGATGTTCCTCAAAAATCCGCCAATCCTTATTCTCGACGAGGCGACCTCGGCGCTGGATACCGAGACGGAATCGGCAATCCAGCAGTCGCTCGCCGAGCTGTCGCAGGGACGTACGACGCTCGTTATCGCGCATCGGCTTGCGACGATCAAGAATGCGGATCGCATCGTCGTCGTAACCGAGGAGGGCGTATCGGAGCAAGGCAGGCACGAGGAGCTGCTCGCAGCAGGCGGACATTACAGCAGATTGCACTATGCGCAGTTCCAGCATGCATGA